The genomic interval GTGCCGGGTCGGCGATCCGGGCACCCGCCGTCCCTGCCGGTACAGGCCCGAGGCGCGCACCTCCCAGGCGCCCTCCAGCGAGGCGAGAAGGTAGCTGCGCCGCCCCGGCGGGTCCGGAGAACGGTAGAAGAACAGGGAGCCGAAGAGTGCTTCCACCGGCTCGATCAGACGGTACGGATCGAGACCGACGCTCCCTGTGCGGCCATCCACCGCGCTCGTGTACGTCACCCGGCCCCCTAGACCACGAAGTCGAAGGCGTTCGTGGCCGCCGGGCGCGCCGGCGACTCGGAGTCGGCTCGCCCGCCCTCTGCGTGCCGCGGCGGCTGACCGGTGGCCGAGCGGATACGGGAGTTGACCTCATCGGAGTAGAAGAGCCGGACGAACCGGTCGCTGAGGTCGGCGAATTCAGGGACGTACTTGATGCGCTCCGCGTCGCGGGTGACGATCCCGAGGCATTCCAGGGCGTCGAAGGCCGTTCGGAAGCGCTCCAGCGGCCGGGAGCCCGGGGGGTAGTGGGACTCGAAGGCGCGGATGTCGAGCTCGGCGTGTTTCATGGCGAGCACCAGATGGCGGCGGAGCGACTCGTCCTCGTCGAGCGGGAAGACCTTCTCCACCGCCGATTCACCGCTGTTGATACGGCGCATGTACTCGCGGTAGTTGAAGGCGTTGAGGTAGGTGTGGCTGTGGCTGTGGCTGTATCCGCTGGCGCCGAGCGCGAGCACGTAGCCGTTGTTTCCCCAGTGGTTGTCCTGGTAGTGGAAGATCCAGTCCTCGCGGGGAAAGAGGTTGCGCGAATACTGCCAGTACCCCATGTCGAGCATGCGGCGCTTGGCGTACCGGTAGAGGGTGAGGCTGCGGCGGAACATGCGGGCCGGGTCGTCGACGCTCAGCAGTGTCCTGTTGTTGATGGAGCCCTCGCGCACCGACAGGGTGAACAGCGTGATCTGGGTGGGCAACGGGTCCAGGGCGGCCACGGCGTCCATGGTGCGTTCCATGTTGCCGAACGCCTCGCGTTCGATCCCCGCGATCAGATCGATGTTGACGTTGGGCACGCCGCTGTCGGCCATGTGGTAGTAGGTGCGGATCACCTCGTCCGGCGAGTCGTTGCGGCGCGACTTGCGCAGGATCTCCGGGTCGAGGGTCTGCACTCCCATGGACAGGCGGTTCACGCCGTGCTCGGCCATGGCCCGGATGCGATCGAGGGTGGCCGAATCGGGTGAGCACTCGTAGGTGATCTCACGGCAGCCGGAGAGGTCGAAGCGGCCGATGACGCGTTCGAAGAGGAAGGCGATCTGCTCCGGGTTGAGCCTGCTGGGCGTGCCACCGCCGACGAAGACGGTCTCGATCCGCCAGCCGGGACGCGCCTGCAAGTAGCTCTGCGCTTCCTTCTCCAGGCAGTGCAGGTAAT from Streptomyces sp. CC0208 carries:
- a CDS encoding coproporphyrinogen-III oxidase family protein, producing MPAEFLFDVNDRGRDAVIDTLMEAENHIPGLVFSYPPLSAWQPAGEQRPTPEELWEGSETFSHNLYIHIPFCRQKCSFCYYSVAVVRDDTTIIWDYLHCLEKEAQSYLQARPGWRIETVFVGGGTPSRLNPEQIAFLFERVIGRFDLSGCREITYECSPDSATLDRIRAMAEHGVNRLSMGVQTLDPEILRKSRRNDSPDEVIRTYYHMADSGVPNVNIDLIAGIEREAFGNMERTMDAVAALDPLPTQITLFTLSVREGSINNRTLLSVDDPARMFRRSLTLYRYAKRRMLDMGYWQYSRNLFPREDWIFHYQDNHWGNNGYVLALGASGYSHSHSHTYLNAFNYREYMRRINSGESAVEKVFPLDEDESLRRHLVLAMKHAELDIRAFESHYPPGSRPLERFRTAFDALECLGIVTRDAERIKYVPEFADLSDRFVRLFYSDEVNSRIRSATGQPPRHAEGGRADSESPARPAATNAFDFVV